ATTTAACTGGTGTAGATTTATCTAAAGTTGATTTGAGTGGTGCTAACTTGAGTGAGGCAACGCTACGTTATGCCGATTTGAGTGACGCTAACCTGAGTGAAGCGATTTTGTATAATGCCTCTCTGGCAGATACTAACATTGGGGGTGCTAATTTAAAAGGTGCTAACCTGATGAACGCCAGGCTGGAACGGTCAAATCTTATTGATGCTGAACTTACAGGTGTTAACTTGTATGGTGCAATTATGCCAGATGCTAAACTGACTAGATGCCAGATGAGTGGAGTCAACCTGAGTTTTGCAAGGTTAAATAGAGTTGATTTAAGTCGGGCTAACCTACGTGGCGCTAACCTCACGGAAGCAGACTTAGTTGATGCCTATCTTGCTAGGACAAACTTGACTGGCGCTAATTTAAGTAAGGCAAATCTAATCAGAGCAGAAATGAGTAGTACAAATCTAACTGGTGCAGATTTGCGTGGTGCAGTTATGCCTGATGGAACAATTAACGATTAAAAATCTAAAAATATATATGGGCAATACCCACTATTTTGTCATAGTAGGTACTGCCCAAATACTAACTTTTACTCACCAGTAATCGACAGTTCATTAACCCAGATTTTCGGGCAAACTCCCCCTGGCGTTAACTCTGGTTCTTTTTCTACATAAATAATTGACTTCAAGAGTTCTAAGAAATCGCCGGCAACTGTTGCTGACTCAATACTCGTCTTAACACCCTTGTTAACTAGCCAACCATCAAACGGCAAAGAAAAGGAACCCTGCAAGGCTTTAACTCCAGCATGGAGAGCTTGTAAATCATCGATAAGAATCACATTTTCAGCCGTTTCTAAGCTAAACTCCTGCTCAGGAGTTGCTGTTGAAAAAACGTGATAAAAGTTGGGACTGACGCTGACTTTTGCACCAATACTGGCATTACCCGTTGGCTGGGCATTTAACCTTTTAGCAGTGCCAGCACTATGAAGAAATCCCGTTAAAATGCCATTTTCAATCAGCGAAATCTGACGAGTAGGAGTTCCTTCACCATCAAAACTTTCTGCACCTACATTAGCTGGGTGCAAGGCATCATCATAAACCGAAAGCAAAGGAGAAGCAATTTGCTTTCCTAAATCATCAGGAGTTGATAGGCTTTGATTGTCTAGAATACTTTGGGCATTGAATAAGTTAGAAA
This Nostoc sp. C052 DNA region includes the following protein-coding sequences:
- a CDS encoding pentapeptide repeat-containing protein, encoding MDANELLQRYENGETKFIEANLNGVNLFGADLIGIALNKADLGNAILIFSYLNRGILNKANLVCTKLSGANLNQASLISANLHDANLHGATLQGADLRNANLTLAYMLDTNLMDADLRGADLSGANLTGACLRGANLREEKRVYSASLRGANLHKADLRGADLTGVDLSKVDLSGANLSEATLRYADLSDANLSEAILYNASLADTNIGGANLKGANLMNARLERSNLIDAELTGVNLYGAIMPDAKLTRCQMSGVNLSFARLNRVDLSRANLRGANLTEADLVDAYLARTNLTGANLSKANLIRAEMSSTNLTGADLRGAVMPDGTIND